The Candidatus Limnocylindrales bacterium DNA segment CTGGCGCTCTGGAAATCGATCTCTTCGCGCGTGTCCTGTCCGACGTCGCCGATCACGAGATCGCCGGTTGCGCGGTCGAACGAGAAGCGCCACGGATTGCGCGTCCCTTTTGCCCAGACGAGCTCGATCGGCGCACCGACGGAATAGTGGGGATTGGTCGTCGGCACCGCGTAATAGGGTGCAGTCGACACGTCGACGTCCATGCGCAGGATCTTTCCGAGCAGCTCGCCGTCGTCCTGCGCGTTTTCCCACGGATCGCCGCCGCCGCCGCCGTCACCCATTCCAATATAAAGATAGCCGTCCGCGCCGAATGCGATCTGTCCGCCGTTGTGATTGCTCGCCGGCTGCGTGATCACGAGCAGGATCTTCGCCGTCGATTCGTCGGCCACGTTGTGGTCGCCGATGCTCGCTTCGTAGCGCGCAATCGTCGTGTCGCCGGCGTTGTTCGTGTAGTTCACGTAGAAACGCCGGTTGGTGTCGTAGGCCGGGTCGAACGCCATGCTGAGCAGCCCGCGCTCGCCGTCGGTCGTGGTCAGGTCCTGGATGTCGAGGAACGGTGTCGAAAGGATCGTATCGTCGGCAAGGTTCACGATGCGGATCCGGCCAGCGCGCTCGACGACGAAAAGCCGCAGCGGATCGAGCGGCGCCGCGGTGGCATAGATCGGTTCGTTGAAATCCGCGCTGACGAGTACGGCATCGAGCGCGGTGCCGGATGTGCTCGGCACGCCGTCGCACAGCGCGGACGCGTCTTCGAGCAGGCACGACGCCGAGCATCCGTCGCCGTCCGCGGCTCCGCCGTCGTCGCACTCCTCGGGATATTCGGCCGTTCCGTTTCCGCAGGCCGGCGGAACCACGCAGATGCACTGCACCGAACATTGCCCCGGGCACGCGCCGTCGTCCTCCGGTTCGCACTGCTGGGTCGGACCGGTGATTGCGTCGCCGCAGACCGGCGACAGCTCCGCCACGCGCGCGTGCGCACCGCTGGTCGCCAGATCGTCGATCGCGCCGGCGTCGCCGGTTGCCGTGCAGCCGCCGGCGTCGTCCGCCTTGGTGTACTTTGCGAACAGCTTGTCTTCGGAATGCACGATGCAATCCGGGTCGGGGCCTTCACTGCCGTTTGCACCTTTCGAGTAGCACGCGAGCAGCGCGGCGTAGTGCTTGCCGGCGGATTTCATCTTGGAGGCGGCACACTGGCGTGCGTCGTCATTCGGATCGGGGGCGAGCGCGGCAAGCACCGCGTCGACGTCGCCGGATACTGCGCCTTCGATTGCGCCGGCATCCATGCCCGTCACACAGCCTCCGGCGTCGTCGGCTTTCTGGATTGCGCCGTCCAGCTTGTCGGCCGCTTTCGCCGTGCACAGCGGATCGACAGCCTCGTCGCGCCGTGTCGCAGCGGCATTGCAGAAAAGCAGGGCCTGCCCGTAGCGGCCCGCAGCTTTCATCTTGGCTGCGCCGCAGCGATCGGCAGCCTCGTCGGCGCGCACAGACGTCGAGGCCAGCAGCGCCGCGGAAAAAACAGCCGTCGCAATCACAGTGCGCTTCATTCGATGTCCCCCCGATCTATTCCCATCATGGTCCTCGCTCGCGATCTGCCGGAAAGTATCGTCGCCAACGAGGACGGTACCTGAGCCCGATCTCGACATGATAGGCACCACGCACGGCCTCAGCCAGACGATTCCTCGCTTCGACTCGATCGTATGCTAAGGAGTCGAGGCGGGCTCCGAGGAAAATGCCAGGGAGTCCGACAGGACTGCGGAGGAATTCA contains these protein-coding regions:
- a CDS encoding PQQ-dependent sugar dehydrogenase, which translates into the protein MKRTVIATAVFSAALLASTSVRADEAADRCGAAKMKAAGRYGQALLFCNAAATRRDEAVDPLCTAKAADKLDGAIQKADDAGGCVTGMDAGAIEGAVSGDVDAVLAALAPDPNDDARQCAASKMKSAGKHYAALLACYSKGANGSEGPDPDCIVHSEDKLFAKYTKADDAGGCTATGDAGAIDDLATSGAHARVAELSPVCGDAITGPTQQCEPEDDGACPGQCSVQCICVVPPACGNGTAEYPEECDDGGAADGDGCSASCLLEDASALCDGVPSTSGTALDAVLVSADFNEPIYATAAPLDPLRLFVVERAGRIRIVNLADDTILSTPFLDIQDLTTTDGERGLLSMAFDPAYDTNRRFYVNYTNNAGDTTIARYEASIGDHNVADESTAKILLVITQPASNHNGGQIAFGADGYLYIGMGDGGGGGDPWENAQDDGELLGKILRMDVDVSTAPYYAVPTTNPHYSVGAPIELVWAKGTRNPWRFSFDRATGDLVIGDVGQDTREEIDFQSASSTGGENYGWDIFEGTMCYEPDPAPMCPSPPTGFTMPVLEYTHAAGCSITGGFVYRGCALPDLAGTYFYGDYCGNFIRTIELPGGVATNAQNRTSDIESAGASISSVISFGQDARGELYILEDNGRVYRIVPE